The following proteins are co-located in the Acidimicrobiales bacterium genome:
- a CDS encoding phosphopantetheine-binding protein — MGTAAGDAGLADELIALINDEITLDPSVPVEGSTDLLLTGLVDSLGVVQIVEWLEDRTGVEIDPGDVILEHFQTVDLMVAFMDRLATAR, encoded by the coding sequence ATGGGGACAGCAGCGGGTGACGCAGGGCTCGCCGACGAGCTGATCGCACTCATCAACGACGAGATCACCCTGGACCCTTCAGTCCCGGTCGAGGGCAGCACCGACCTGCTCCTCACCGGACTCGTCGATTCGCTCGGCGTCGTGCAGATCGTGGAGTGGCTCGAAGACCGCACCGGCGTCGAGATCGACCCGGGCGACGTGATCCTCGAACACTTCCAGACCGTCGACCTCATGGTCGCATTCATGGATCGGTTGGCGACCGCTCGATGA
- a CDS encoding AMP-binding protein — protein MIDSLASLLVAGAQRTPDAPVLIDRDPDGTPITVTYAQAEERTAIVAQLLVAAGVAPGDRVMIAKRKGMCSFMAVHGILRAGAVVVPLDPLAPAPALQPLVANARPTAVIGDPSVIAKLDLDTTAPDLRLVIEEVTQELAGTVADVAVPEPLTGEHPAYIIYSSGSTGVPKGILHSHASGLAYAAMCAEEYGLTASDRLAAMTPLHFDMSTLELYALPFVGGSSAMFSEAELRFPATFTDRAAAARCTIWYAVPYMLQQIVERGALDERDLSTLATIAYGGEVYPVEGLRRLMELFPGVLVTNVYGPAEVNAITHHHLTEPPAAGVFETPLGVPAMGVEAMVVDDDRTTPLPIGETGELVVSAPTRMIEYWERPDLDAATRLARSDGPDWYRTGDLVRLDDEGVLWFAGRRDHQVKVRGVRLELDSIEAVVAAAPGVLHAVVGPNEASDALLAAVVMRDDAEFDERSLRRWVSARVSAGALPASFVERASMPATSSGKIDVRRVRIELATSNEQMEGIDGDSSG, from the coding sequence GTGATCGACAGCCTGGCATCACTCCTGGTCGCAGGAGCACAGCGAACCCCTGACGCGCCCGTGCTCATCGATCGCGACCCTGACGGCACGCCGATCACCGTCACCTACGCTCAGGCCGAGGAACGCACGGCCATCGTCGCCCAACTCCTCGTGGCCGCCGGTGTCGCTCCCGGCGACCGGGTCATGATCGCCAAGCGCAAGGGCATGTGCTCGTTCATGGCGGTCCACGGCATCCTCCGAGCGGGCGCCGTCGTGGTGCCCCTCGATCCGCTGGCCCCGGCCCCGGCGCTCCAGCCGCTCGTCGCCAACGCCCGCCCGACGGCCGTGATCGGCGACCCCAGCGTCATCGCCAAGCTCGACCTCGACACGACCGCACCCGACCTTCGCCTCGTGATCGAGGAGGTCACGCAGGAACTGGCCGGCACGGTGGCCGACGTTGCCGTGCCCGAGCCACTCACCGGTGAGCACCCCGCCTACATCATCTACTCGTCGGGCTCGACCGGGGTGCCCAAGGGCATCCTCCACAGTCACGCCAGCGGCCTTGCCTATGCCGCCATGTGCGCCGAGGAGTACGGCCTCACCGCCAGCGACCGCCTGGCCGCCATGACCCCACTCCACTTCGACATGTCGACCCTCGAGCTCTATGCCCTGCCGTTCGTCGGCGGGTCGTCGGCCATGTTCTCCGAGGCCGAACTCCGCTTCCCGGCCACCTTCACCGACCGGGCCGCCGCCGCTCGCTGCACCATCTGGTACGCCGTGCCGTACATGCTGCAGCAGATCGTGGAGCGGGGTGCCCTCGACGAGCGGGACCTCTCCACGCTCGCCACCATCGCCTACGGCGGTGAGGTCTACCCGGTCGAAGGACTGCGTCGTCTGATGGAGTTGTTCCCCGGCGTGCTCGTCACCAACGTGTACGGCCCGGCCGAGGTCAACGCGATCACCCACCACCATCTGACCGAACCGCCCGCCGCCGGGGTGTTCGAGACGCCGCTCGGCGTCCCGGCGATGGGGGTCGAGGCCATGGTGGTCGACGACGACCGCACCACGCCGCTCCCGATCGGCGAGACCGGCGAACTCGTCGTGTCCGCCCCCACCAGAATGATCGAGTACTGGGAGCGTCCCGACCTCGATGCCGCCACCCGCCTGGCCCGTAGCGACGGCCCCGACTGGTATCGCACCGGCGACCTCGTCCGCCTCGACGACGAAGGCGTGCTCTGGTTCGCCGGTCGCCGTGACCATCAGGTCAAGGTGCGAGGAGTGCGGCTCGAACTGGACTCGATCGAGGCCGTCGTGGCTGCCGCACCCGGCGTGTTGCACGCCGTGGTCGGACCCAACGAAGCGAGCGACGCCCTGTTGGCGGCGGTGGTGATGCGTGACGATGCCGAGTTCGACGAGCGATCGCTGCGGCGCTGGGTGTCGGCCCGGGTGTCGGCGGGTGCGCTGCCGGCGAGCTTCGTCGAGCGCGCATCCATGCCCGCCACTTCCAGCGGAAAGATCGACGTCAGACGGGTCCGCATCGAACTCGCAACGAGCAACGAACAGATGGAGGGAATCGATGGGGACAGCAGCGGGTGA
- a CDS encoding acyl-CoA dehydrogenase family protein, which translates to MTENQHESTAPWTEVTAPDSQPSSDSTLDASPSEVSALDAMLDAAHPIKMAMADLAARFAMPADTTTFDSEAWAAAAEAGILGLLVDPEYGGQGRSIVEALLAFEGLGLGTGAHGTVFALASQVFAMQRALADAGSAAQLERWLPSLVDGSAIGAFAMTEPGAGSDTAGITTLATPTGDDSWTLSGTKTWVTLAPQCDVLIVFATTDPTKGRWAQTAFLIESDRNGVEVGPAIPKSGLAGCPFAEVHLHDVAVTIDDVLGKVGAGGSVFSNAVDAERAFLYAAQLGAMERTLDLTISRARTRHQSGQQIGKYQAVSHRIAEMKLRHESARLLVYKAAALHESGRSITMAGALAKLAASEAAVQSAIDAISVHGAEGYTLELGLESDLRNAIGGLAYSGTSDIQRNIVAGLLSVDRPRRR; encoded by the coding sequence ATGACCGAGAACCAGCACGAATCGACCGCCCCATGGACTGAGGTGACGGCGCCGGACTCGCAGCCCTCGAGCGACTCGACGCTCGACGCTTCACCTTCAGAGGTATCGGCGCTCGACGCAATGCTCGATGCGGCGCACCCGATCAAGATGGCGATGGCCGACCTCGCTGCCAGGTTCGCCATGCCGGCCGACACCACCACGTTCGATAGCGAGGCTTGGGCCGCAGCCGCCGAGGCAGGCATTCTGGGCCTGCTGGTCGATCCCGAGTACGGCGGGCAGGGCCGGTCGATCGTCGAGGCCCTCCTGGCGTTCGAAGGGCTGGGCCTCGGGACCGGTGCCCACGGTACGGTGTTCGCCCTCGCCTCGCAGGTGTTCGCCATGCAACGAGCGCTGGCCGACGCCGGCTCAGCTGCCCAGCTCGAACGGTGGCTGCCGTCGCTGGTCGACGGTTCGGCGATCGGGGCGTTCGCCATGACCGAACCCGGCGCCGGCTCCGACACGGCCGGTATCACCACGCTGGCCACACCGACCGGCGACGACTCGTGGACGCTGAGCGGTACCAAGACGTGGGTGACGCTCGCGCCCCAGTGCGACGTGTTGATCGTGTTCGCCACCACCGACCCGACCAAGGGCCGCTGGGCCCAGACGGCGTTCCTGATCGAGTCAGACCGCAACGGCGTCGAGGTCGGGCCAGCCATCCCCAAGTCCGGACTGGCCGGCTGCCCGTTCGCCGAGGTGCACCTCCACGACGTTGCCGTGACCATCGACGACGTGCTCGGCAAGGTGGGCGCCGGCGGCAGCGTGTTCTCGAACGCGGTCGACGCCGAGCGGGCCTTCCTCTACGCCGCCCAGCTGGGGGCGATGGAGCGCACGCTCGACCTCACGATCAGCCGGGCCCGGACCCGGCACCAGTCAGGGCAGCAGATCGGCAAGTACCAGGCCGTGTCGCATCGCATCGCCGAGATGAAGCTGCGCCACGAATCGGCGAGGCTGCTCGTCTACAAGGCGGCAGCGCTCCACGAGTCGGGCCGGTCGATCACGATGGCCGGTGCGCTCGCCAAGCTGGCGGCCTCCGAGGCGGCGGTGCAGTCGGCGATCGATGCCATCTCGGTCCACGGCGCCGAGGGCTACACCCTCGAGCTGGGCCTCGAATCCGACCTGCGCAACGCCATCGGTGGCCTTGCCTACTCTGGCACCAGCGACATCCAGCGCAACATCGTCGCCGGCCTCCTCAGCGTGGATCGCCCACGACGACGATGA
- a CDS encoding glycosyltransferase family 4 protein: MTSGGIVPGIADYKRRIASLSGHRPSPAAIERPRIVVNDYAGHPFQIELARSLAERGSSVKHLHCSTNVTPHGDLAKNETKHLEVAAIATGKAFDKYRLGPRLKGEVLYGIRSVRHHRRHRPEVVLSSNMPIISLLIVQLLHRRALHVLWLQDLQSGLAQLSDKRRLRLAGLVLGWFERLAIRRSDAVVAIAPSMVDELERMGIDRTRIDVIENWAPIDSLPALDRASRWSHDHDLDDKVVFLYSGTLGMKHDPALLVRLAEHFADDPEVRIVVASEGVAVDWVVDEVADRRITNVLVVPFQDFEVFPEMLAAADILTVILDPAAGSFSIPSKVLSYLCAARPILGYLPRSNSAATLIGTTACAGMVTDDEARFIEYADQLRNQAGLRERLGSNGRRHAEATFDIQVITSKFGAVFDRANRARVGVDTISLPTDDGIVIDLRSPIPSRSDAGTDEAEYRSTFSADAR; encoded by the coding sequence TTGACCAGCGGAGGAATCGTGCCAGGCATCGCCGACTACAAGCGTCGCATCGCATCACTTTCGGGCCACCGGCCCTCCCCCGCGGCCATCGAGCGACCCCGTATCGTCGTCAACGACTACGCCGGGCACCCGTTCCAGATCGAGCTGGCACGGTCGCTGGCCGAACGTGGCTCGAGTGTCAAACACCTCCACTGCTCGACCAACGTCACGCCCCATGGCGACCTCGCCAAGAACGAAACCAAGCATCTCGAGGTCGCAGCGATCGCCACCGGCAAGGCGTTCGACAAATATCGTCTGGGTCCGCGCCTGAAGGGCGAGGTCCTGTACGGGATTCGCAGCGTTCGCCACCATCGACGCCATCGTCCGGAAGTCGTGCTGTCGTCGAACATGCCGATCATCTCGCTGCTCATCGTGCAGCTCCTCCACCGACGTGCCCTGCACGTGCTCTGGCTCCAGGATCTCCAATCCGGCCTGGCTCAGTTGAGCGACAAGCGACGTCTGCGGTTGGCGGGATTGGTGCTCGGGTGGTTCGAGCGCCTGGCGATTCGTCGAAGTGACGCCGTCGTTGCGATCGCCCCGTCGATGGTCGATGAACTGGAGCGGATGGGAATCGACCGTACCCGTATCGATGTGATCGAGAATTGGGCGCCGATCGATTCGCTGCCGGCGCTCGACCGGGCAAGTCGTTGGTCGCACGATCACGATCTCGACGACAAGGTCGTCTTCCTCTACTCCGGGACACTCGGCATGAAGCACGACCCAGCATTGCTGGTCAGGTTGGCCGAGCATTTCGCCGACGATCCCGAGGTCCGGATCGTCGTCGCCAGCGAAGGAGTCGCCGTCGATTGGGTCGTGGACGAGGTCGCCGATCGCCGCATCACCAACGTGTTGGTCGTCCCGTTCCAGGACTTCGAGGTGTTTCCCGAAATGCTGGCCGCCGCCGACATCCTCACCGTGATCCTCGACCCGGCCGCCGGCTCGTTCTCGATCCCGTCCAAGGTTCTGAGCTACCTCTGTGCCGCTCGCCCGATCCTGGGCTATCTGCCACGATCGAACTCGGCCGCGACGCTGATCGGAACGACCGCGTGCGCCGGCATGGTGACGGACGACGAGGCACGCTTCATCGAATACGCGGACCAACTCCGGAACCAGGCCGGATTGCGTGAGCGGCTCGGGTCCAATGGACGCCGGCACGCCGAGGCGACGTTCGACATCCAGGTGATCACCTCGAAGTTCGGCGCAGTGTTCGACCGAGCCAACCGAGCGAGGGTCGGCGTCGACACCATCAGCTTGCCGACAGACGATGGCATCGTGATCGACCTCCGGTCGCCCATCCCCAGCCGATCCGATGCGGGCACCGATGAGGCCGAGTACCGATCAACCTTCAGCGCCGATGCCCGCTGA
- a CDS encoding glycosyltransferase family 4 protein — MPAEVDRARQTKTILIGPFPPPAHGMARVLEAVRNELSDVECLDTAAGSIRPGSRSFAWTKLRNCLGAIVGLATASRSAQRVVIAPDSGEGMLFSLLYVALARSRGLDIFVQHHTSSYLDGSSLMMRMMCRIGGRKLRHVMLCASASETFRRHHRVDVAPLIIGNAYAVDSPPVRRTTFDRGGVVIGYLGNLSAAKGIEDFAALVSIARDQPGWSFRLGGPSVDAIADRTVRRLAADERVEIVGELDRHEVAEFLADLDVFVMPSRQEAMPLVIWESLREGTPVVARSIGCIPTMGRPDAVALVDADEQFADAARSVIAAWSEEGGEANDHRRCSARAIFTEAAARDRAALLAALR, encoded by the coding sequence ATGCCCGCTGAGGTCGACCGAGCGCGCCAAACGAAGACGATCCTCATCGGGCCGTTTCCACCACCGGCTCACGGGATGGCCAGGGTGCTCGAAGCGGTTCGGAACGAGCTGAGTGATGTCGAGTGCCTCGACACCGCCGCCGGCTCGATTCGGCCCGGCAGTCGGTCGTTCGCCTGGACGAAGCTCCGAAACTGCCTCGGGGCCATCGTGGGACTTGCCACGGCGTCGCGCTCGGCACAGCGGGTGGTGATCGCACCCGACAGCGGTGAAGGAATGCTGTTCTCGCTGCTCTATGTCGCTCTCGCAAGAAGCCGTGGTCTGGACATCTTCGTCCAGCATCACACGTCGAGCTATCTCGACGGCTCGTCACTCATGATGCGAATGATGTGCAGGATCGGCGGCCGAAAGCTGAGGCATGTCATGCTCTGTGCATCGGCTTCCGAGACCTTTCGACGTCACCATCGAGTCGATGTGGCACCGTTGATCATCGGTAACGCCTACGCCGTCGATTCTCCGCCCGTCCGGCGAACGACGTTCGACCGCGGCGGCGTCGTCATCGGCTACCTGGGGAATCTCTCAGCGGCCAAGGGCATCGAGGACTTCGCCGCGCTCGTTTCGATTGCCCGTGATCAACCCGGCTGGAGCTTCCGACTCGGCGGTCCCTCGGTCGACGCCATCGCCGACCGCACGGTCAGGCGCCTCGCGGCCGACGAACGGGTCGAGATCGTGGGCGAACTCGACCGCCACGAGGTCGCCGAGTTCCTCGCCGACCTCGATGTCTTCGTGATGCCGAGCCGACAGGAAGCCATGCCCCTCGTGATCTGGGAGTCGCTGCGAGAGGGCACGCCGGTGGTGGCGCGCTCGATCGGTTGCATCCCCACGATGGGTCGGCCCGACGCCGTTGCCCTCGTCGACGCCGACGAGCAGTTCGCGGACGCCGCCCGCTCGGTCATCGCCGCGTGGTCGGAGGAAGGGGGCGAGGCGAACGACCATCGGCGCTGCTCCGCCCGCGCCATCTTCACCGAGGCCGCAGCTCGAGATCGGGCGGCGTTGTTGGCGGCGCTCCGATGA